The sequence GCACTGATTTGAGTAACTCAGGGCTTAAATCGCCACTTTTTTTATAAAGTTACTATAATTAAGGTATATCTATAAAATAAAAAGGGGGATATACCTATGTATTCATTTCTAATATCTATTGTCGTACTTATTCTAGGTTACTTCATTTACGGTACTTTTGTAGAAAAAATATTTGGTATCAATGAGAAATCAAAAACACCTGCCACTGAGCAAGAAGATGGTGTTGACTATGTGCCTATGGATTGGAAGCAAATATTCCTTATCCAATTTTTGAACATTGCTGGTCTTGGTCCAATATTTGGGGCTATTTCTGGAGCACTATGGGGTCCTGCAGCATTTTTATGGATTGTTTTCGGTTGTATTTTCGCAGGAGCAGTTCACGATTACTTCTCTGGGATGCTTTCCATTCGTCATAATGGAGCAAGTATTTCTGAAATCGTAGGGATATATTTAGGAGGCGGAGTAAAACAGGTAATGCGTGTTTTCTCTGTTGTGCTACTAATTTTAGTAGGTACAGTATTTATGACTGGTCCAGCTGGTCTTTTGTCAAACCTTACTGGTATGAATCTTTCTGTATGGGTTGGTATCATAATAGTTTACTATTTCCTAGCAACAATCTTACCCGTTGATAAAATCATCGGTAAAGTTTACCCGCTTTTTGGTGCATCACTTATAATCATGGCACTTGGGATTGCTGGTGGTCTTTTCATCAAAGGGTATCAAATTCCTGAGATCACCCTTCAAAATCTTCATCCAAATAGCCTTCCCCTATGGCCATTACTATTCGTAACAATAGCATGTGGTGCAATAAGTGGCTTCCATGCCACCCAGTCACCGATGATGGCTCGTTGTGTAACTAACGAGAAATACGGTAGAAGAGTATTCTACGGCACGATGATTGCCGAAGGTATTATCGCTCTTATCTGGGCTGCTGCTGCTATGACTTTCTTTGGTGGAACTGAAGCTTTACAAGCTGCTGGAGCTCCTGCAGTGGTAGTAAACACAATTTCAATGGAGCTAATGGGACCAATTGGTGGAGTACTGGCTATGCTAGGAGTAATCGCATGCCCAATAACTTCAGGTGATACTGCATTTAGAAGTGCAAGGTTAACAATCGCTGACACCTTTGGAGTAACTCAAAAACCAATAGCTAAACGTCTATTACTTGCAGCCCCACTTTTCGCAATCGGTTACAGCTTAACACTAATTGACTTCCAAATTATCTGGAGATACTTTGCTTGGTCAAATCAAGCATTAGCTATGATGGTACTTTGGGCATCAGCTGCATACCTATCTGTTAATAACAAACTACACTGGATTGCTACAATCCCAGCCACATTCATGACAGCAGTTTCAGTGACCTATATCTTACAAGCACCAGAAGGCTTTAAGCTAGCTACAAGCATTTCCTACCCTGTAGGTGTAACAGTAGCTCTAGCACTACTGGTAGGATTCCTACTATTCGGCAAAAATCTACCAGACAAAACTAAAATATCAGCATAAAACAAGCCCAAGCCCTCACACACCAGTGTGAGGGCTTGGGTTTGTTTTATGCTGATGACAAAGTCATTTTTTGGTGAATGTCGCATATTAAACGCTGTACAAAATTCTGCGTCGAGACTTAAGGCTTCTATCTAAACTACAGAAGGGGACCGCTCCAATTCACCATCCATGGTTCAGTGGAGCTCTCAGAACGTCCTGTTCTTCGCCCCTTCTTCCGTTTAGCTACTCAGCTCTTAAGTCTATCTCCTCGAATTAATTGTACTGCTTTTTAATATGCACATCTAGGGTCAATGACTTTGTTTAGGTTTGTATACAAGCCCAAGGCCTCACACACCAGTGTGAGGGTTTCATTTTGTCTAAATGCTTTTAACCGTGAAATTCTCAAGATATCGAAACTATTACTGGTTCTCTACCCTTAAAATCATATAATTATTTTGAGATGCTATCTTTTTAAGACCTGTAGTTACGCCATTAAGTTGAAATGATTTCTTGTCAGCATTTCAATCTATAACAATAAATTATAAAGAACATAAAAAAATCTGAACAATAAAAGCAGGAATTATTCAAAAAAGTTAGAATACCATATAGTGAGTGCAAGTTATAACATTCACAAAGGGAATGAACTTTGCGGGAGAGACTACTTTTAGGTAGCGCCGAAGGAGCAATTTTTGTCAAAATGCCACTGACAAAATAAAACTCTCAGGTAAAAAGGACCGTGAAGGGACCTAACTCTGGAGAGTCCTCTAAAAGGACACCGAAGGAGCAACCCTAATTTAGGGGAAATCTCTCAGGTCTAAAGAACAGAGACAATGGCTATTTATTAGTCATTGTCTTTTTTGTTGTAAAATTATAACCCTGAAGATATTAAGGAGTTGATTTAGGTGAAAATTATCTCAAACAATCCAAAAGTGATAGCTTATGCCACTGTTAATTCCCTAGAAATAATCAAGGCAGTGTCTTTACCAGAGGTACTAAAAAATGCTAGGGATATGGTACATAAAAATCATAAGCTTATAAATCATCCCCTGGTTACAAGTATAAAACCCTATAGCAATTTATATAAGACTATTGTTCTCATTGAAGAAAGCTCTCTTGATTATCAATCACTAGACATAATGGAAAATTCCATAGCAAAAGCTCAACAATTTCAAAAGGAAGTACCAATAAATGAACAGGCAAAAGAAGATTATCAAACCATAGACTTTGGTGTGTTTAAACAAAGTATAGAAAAAATCTAAAGGAGGAATTTACATGATCTACGACATGATCATAATCGGAGGAGGCCCTGGTGGATTGACGGCTGGAATATATGGCGCCAGATCCAAGCTTAAAACCCTAATAATAGAGAAGGGTAAAATAGGTGGGCAAGCTGCTACAACAGAAGAAATGGAAAACTATCCAGGCTTTTTTGACGGAACAACAGGCCCAGGTGTCATGAAAAAGATGGAAGAACATGCATTACACTTTGGGGCGGAGATTGTTAAAGATGAAGTTAAAAGTATTTCTTTAGATGGATATGTTAAAAAAATCACAACAAGAAATGGTGAGTATCAAACAAAAACCTTAGTTATTTCCACTGGAGCTGAACCAAGGGTTCTAGGAGTAAAGGGAGAAGGAGCCCTTAGGGGAAGGGGTGTTAGCTACTGTGCCACATGTGATGCAGACTTTTTTGAGGAGTTAGATGTAGTTGTGGTAGGTAACGGTGATGCAGCTATCGAAGAAGCTATGTATCTAACAAAGTTTGCTGAAAAAGTTACAGTAATAGTCATCCACGAGGAAGGAGTGTTAGATGCCACTCCTATTATTCAAGAGAGAGCTTTTCAAAATCCCAAGATAGAATTTGTGTGGAACTCTGTGTTAGAAGAGATTCAAGGGGATGAAATGGTAGAAGGTGTCAGAGTTAAAAACTTAAAAACAGGAGATGTGTCCGAAATCGAGGTAAACGGTGTATTTATCTTTGTAGGAACTGTACCTAAAACGGGTTTTCTTAAAGACACTATTGCTTTAGATGAAAAAGGATATATCATCACAAACGAATATATGGAAACATCTCAAGATGGAGTATATGCAGTGGGAGATGTAAGGCAAAAATTCCTAAGACAGGTAGTGACTGCAGCAGCCGATGGTGCCATAGCTGCTGTGGCAGTGGAAAAATATATCCACGAGGAAGAGATGTTCAAAGATGAGGTAATAGATGAATCAAAGCCTGTGGCTGTATTATTTTGGACACCAGGTAGCCAAGAATGTATTGATCTAGTATCTCAAATGGAAAAACATATGGATCAAACTAAAGTCAAACTAGTTAAGATAGATACCTATCGTAATATGAGGATCAAAAATCGTTACAATATCAAATCTGCACCCTCCCTTTTGCTTTTTGAAAATGGTGAGGTAATAAAAAGAATTGAGGAAATTGATGCAGTTATAAATTTCTCAAGAAATATTGAAGCTTAAAGGAGGTGAATCTATGTTAGAACTTAACAAGGTCAGTTTTCAAGAAGAGGTGTTGGAATCAAAGGGTTTGGTTTTAGTGGATTATTGGAGTACAAAGTGTGAGCCATGTATTGAATTGATGCCTGAAATAGTTAGATTATCAGAGAAATACCAGGAAAAAGTAAAGTTTTGTAAACTCAACATCTTGGAAAATCGACGCTTGGCAATTGGTCAGAAGGTTATGGGGCTACCTACAATCATTATGTACAAAGATGGCGAAAAATTATGGTCATTAAGCAGTGAATTTACAGCGGAAGATGTAGAGAAGCAAATCAACAATAGTTTGTAAATAGGGGGTGGAAAAATGTCTCTTAAGTTAGGTAACGTTATTGTAACTGATATCACTTTTGGTGATAAAACAGAGGTTAAAGAATCAGTGCTTACAATAAACAAAGAAGAAATGCTAGAGGTTTTAAGTACTCAATCCAGCATTGCATCCATAGAGCTGGATATTGCAAAGCCAGGGGAACTGGTAAGAATTATGCCTGTTAAAGATGTTATAGAACCTAGGGTCAAAATTGATAGTGAAGCAAATATTTTTCCAGGCTTTTTAGGTAAACCTGAGATAGTAGGAGAAGGAATAACCCACGTACTAAAGGGAGTCAATGTTGTTACAACTGGTAAAATAGTTGGGTTCCAAGAAGGAATTATTGACATGGATGGAGTAGGAGCAGAATATACACCTTTTTCTAAAACCCTAAATGTGGTTATCAACTGCCATCCAATTGAAGGTTTAAAACAGCATGAGCATGAAGTGGCAGTAAGGATGATAGGCCTTAAAGCAGCGCAATACCTTGGTGAAGCAGCTAAAGACGTAGAGGTTAATGAGTATACTGAATATGAAACCCTAAACTTGGTAGATAGCTACACTAAATATAAAGATCTTCCTAAGGTTGCTTATGTGTATATGTTACAAAGTCAAGGGCTACTCCATGATACTTATGTATATGGTGTAGATGCTAAAAAAATCTTACCAACTCTCATGAAACCCACTGAGATGATGGATGGAGCTATAATAAGTGGAAACTGTGTGTCAGCATGTGACAAAAACACCACATACCATCACTTAAACAACCCAATTATCCATGATTTATACGAAAGACATGGAAAAGAAATCAACTTTGTAGGTGTTATCGTAACAAATGAAAACGTGACACTCTTAGATAAAGTACGCTCATCAAATTTTACAGCTAAACTAGTTGAAACCTTAGGTGTTGATGGCGTAATAATCTCTGAGGAAGGCTTTGGAAACCCAGACACAGATTTAATTATGAACTGCACAAAGATTGAGCAAAAAGGAATTAAGACAGTTCTTGTAACAGATGAGTATGCAGGAAGAGATGGAGCAAGTCAATCATTGGCAGATGCTAATAAACTAGCTAATGCCGTAGTAACAGGCGGTAACGCTAATGAGGTAATAACCCTACCACCCATGGACAAAATCATCGGTTTTGCGGAAGTTGCAGATGTAATAGCCGGCGGTTTTGATGGAAGTTTGTCCAAAGATGGTTCAATAACCGTTGAGATTCAAGCCATAACAGGAGCCACTAATGAACTAGGCTTCAATAAGTTATCAGCTAAAAATTTATAAAGGAGGAAGATAATATGTTTGAGGGTAAAAAGTTTATTATCCTTGGTGACAGAGATGGTATACCAGGCCCCGCCATTGAAGAATGCGTAATTTCTGGCGGCGGAGAATCAATCTTTACAACCACAGAATGTTTCGTCTGAACGGCTGCAGGAGCCATGGACCTTGAAAACCAAACCCGTATTAAGGATTTGGTTGAAAAACACGGTGGAGAGAACATTGTTGTTGTACTAGGGGGAGCTGAAGCAGAAGCATCTGGTTTAGCCGCTGAAACAGTGACAAATGGAGATCCAACCTACGCAGGTCCATTGGCAGGAGTCCAGTTGGGACTTCTAGTTTATCATATCTTTGAAGAAGAGATTAAAGGATTTGTTGATGACGGGGTATATGACGAACAAGTTAGTATGATGGAGATGGTTTTAGAAGTTGACGAGATAGTAAATGAAGTAAAAACCTATAGAGATCAGTTTTGTAAATACCTGTAGAAGTGAAGGAGGGGAGAAATTTGAGCAAAATTCGTGTGGTACACTATCTAAACCAATTTTTTGGACAGATAGGTGGAGAAGACAAGGCACACATTGCCCCATTGGTCAAAGAAGAGGTTGTGGGCCCTGGTATGGCTTTAAAAGCTCAGTTAGGGGAAAGTAGCGAAATTGTAGCTACTGTAATTTGCGGAGACTCATACTTCAATGAAAATATAGATGAAGTATCAGCTGAAATAGTTGAGATTATAGCTCAGTACAAGCCAGATATTGTAGTCTGTGGACCAGCTTTTAATGCAGGAAGATATGGAGTGGCATGTGGGGCAGTAGCAAAG comes from Alkalicella caledoniensis and encodes:
- a CDS encoding carbon starvation CstA family protein, which produces MYSFLISIVVLILGYFIYGTFVEKIFGINEKSKTPATEQEDGVDYVPMDWKQIFLIQFLNIAGLGPIFGAISGALWGPAAFLWIVFGCIFAGAVHDYFSGMLSIRHNGASISEIVGIYLGGGVKQVMRVFSVVLLILVGTVFMTGPAGLLSNLTGMNLSVWVGIIIVYYFLATILPVDKIIGKVYPLFGASLIIMALGIAGGLFIKGYQIPEITLQNLHPNSLPLWPLLFVTIACGAISGFHATQSPMMARCVTNEKYGRRVFYGTMIAEGIIALIWAAAAMTFFGGTEALQAAGAPAVVVNTISMELMGPIGGVLAMLGVIACPITSGDTAFRSARLTIADTFGVTQKPIAKRLLLAAPLFAIGYSLTLIDFQIIWRYFAWSNQALAMMVLWASAAYLSVNNKLHWIATIPATFMTAVSVTYILQAPEGFKLATSISYPVGVTVALALLVGFLLFGKNLPDKTKISA
- a CDS encoding GrdX family protein — its product is MKIISNNPKVIAYATVNSLEIIKAVSLPEVLKNARDMVHKNHKLINHPLVTSIKPYSNLYKTIVLIEESSLDYQSLDIMENSIAKAQQFQKEVPINEQAKEDYQTIDFGVFKQSIEKI
- the trxB gene encoding thioredoxin-disulfide reductase, producing the protein MIYDMIIIGGGPGGLTAGIYGARSKLKTLIIEKGKIGGQAATTEEMENYPGFFDGTTGPGVMKKMEEHALHFGAEIVKDEVKSISLDGYVKKITTRNGEYQTKTLVISTGAEPRVLGVKGEGALRGRGVSYCATCDADFFEELDVVVVGNGDAAIEEAMYLTKFAEKVTVIVIHEEGVLDATPIIQERAFQNPKIEFVWNSVLEEIQGDEMVEGVRVKNLKTGDVSEIEVNGVFIFVGTVPKTGFLKDTIALDEKGYIITNEYMETSQDGVYAVGDVRQKFLRQVVTAAADGAIAAVAVEKYIHEEEMFKDEVIDESKPVAVLFWTPGSQECIDLVSQMEKHMDQTKVKLVKIDTYRNMRIKNRYNIKSAPSLLLFENGEVIKRIEEIDAVINFSRNIEA
- the trxA gene encoding thioredoxin TrxA, translating into MLELNKVSFQEEVLESKGLVLVDYWSTKCEPCIELMPEIVRLSEKYQEKVKFCKLNILENRRLAIGQKVMGLPTIIMYKDGEKLWSLSSEFTAEDVEKQINNSL
- a CDS encoding glycine/sarcosine/betaine reductase component B subunit encodes the protein MSLKLGNVIVTDITFGDKTEVKESVLTINKEEMLEVLSTQSSIASIELDIAKPGELVRIMPVKDVIEPRVKIDSEANIFPGFLGKPEIVGEGITHVLKGVNVVTTGKIVGFQEGIIDMDGVGAEYTPFSKTLNVVINCHPIEGLKQHEHEVAVRMIGLKAAQYLGEAAKDVEVNEYTEYETLNLVDSYTKYKDLPKVAYVYMLQSQGLLHDTYVYGVDAKKILPTLMKPTEMMDGAIISGNCVSACDKNTTYHHLNNPIIHDLYERHGKEINFVGVIVTNENVTLLDKVRSSNFTAKLVETLGVDGVIISEEGFGNPDTDLIMNCTKIEQKGIKTVLVTDEYAGRDGASQSLADANKLANAVVTGGNANEVITLPPMDKIIGFAEVADVIAGGFDGSLSKDGSITVEIQAITGATNELGFNKLSAKNL
- the grdA gene encoding glycine/sarcosine/betaine reductase complex selenoprotein A yields the protein MFEGKKFIILGDRDGIPGPAIEECVISGGGESIFTTTECFVUTAAGAMDLENQTRIKDLVEKHGGENIVVVLGGAEAEASGLAAETVTNGDPTYAGPLAGVQLGLLVYHIFEEEIKGFVDDGVYDEQVSMMEMVLEVDEIVNEVKTYRDQFCKYL